Proteins encoded in a region of the Mucilaginibacter sabulilitoris genome:
- a CDS encoding YajQ family cyclic di-GMP-binding protein, whose translation MPTFDIVSKIDGQTLDNAINTAKKEILNRYDFNDSKSTIDLDKKTNLITIVTENDMRLKAIQDSIISRMVKQHLDPKALDDGKEQYASGNMIRKEIKIKEGVDKEAAKKIVKKIKDSGLKVQASIMDDQVRVQGKKIDDLQAVIALCRSEDFGQPLQYINMRD comes from the coding sequence ATGCCAACATTTGATATAGTAAGCAAGATAGACGGGCAAACCCTTGACAATGCTATCAATACTGCAAAAAAGGAAATACTGAACCGGTACGACTTTAACGACTCCAAAAGCACTATTGACCTGGATAAAAAAACCAACCTGATTACCATTGTTACCGAAAACGACATGCGTTTAAAGGCTATTCAGGACTCCATTATCAGCCGTATGGTAAAACAGCACCTTGACCCCAAAGCACTGGATGATGGCAAGGAGCAATATGCATCTGGCAATATGATACGCAAGGAAATAAAAATTAAGGAAGGCGTTGATAAAGAAGCTGCCAAAAAAATAGTTAAAAAGATAAAAGATAGCGGCCTCAAAGTACAGGCTTCTATTATGGACGACCAGGTACGTGTTCAGGGTAAAAAGATTGACGACCTGCAAGCTGTGATTGCCCTTTGCCGCAGCGAAGACTTTGGCCAGCCGCTGCAGTATATTAATATGAGGGATTAA
- a CDS encoding IS110 family RNA-guided transposase, with amino-acid sequence MKKMHFHAAGIDIGARKLFVGLEGQPVRSFETFTSDLESLKHYLLEHKVSTVAMEATGVYWYVLYDILLDAGLDVWLVDGRQTRQLPGRKTDVKDCQWIQQLHSYGLLNRCYVSEGHIKELRSYQRLREDHLRSAAMHVQHMQKALIEMNIRLPEVLSQVHGVSGMALIDAILQGERDPAKLFSLCHKKIRENKGEELLKALQGHYTAQGLFALGQAYKGYGFYQGQIQECDSQIDSVLQRINRDKSLPPGISGGKRKAIRHNKPNIDNLGDHLLKIFDGKDATKLPGITDYNWLQLYTEVGSDLSRWPSEKHFTSWLGLSPGHDRSGKKNKSKSKGKPTVGQIFKQMAHGLLNSKYIGWGSFARRLRGRKGPAIAIKATARKLAAQYWRLIVKGADFVEKGLHSYENILKEQKQRRLERLALELNMELVPA; translated from the coding sequence ATGAAAAAGATGCATTTTCATGCAGCGGGCATAGATATAGGCGCCCGTAAGCTATTCGTGGGGCTTGAAGGTCAGCCGGTTCGTTCGTTTGAAACTTTCACCAGTGATCTGGAATCACTTAAGCATTATTTATTGGAGCATAAAGTAAGTACGGTAGCCATGGAAGCGACAGGAGTTTACTGGTATGTGCTTTATGATATTCTTTTGGATGCGGGATTAGATGTGTGGCTTGTTGACGGTCGGCAGACACGGCAGTTACCAGGCAGAAAAACAGATGTAAAGGATTGCCAGTGGATACAGCAGTTGCATAGCTATGGTTTACTGAACCGCTGTTATGTTTCAGAGGGGCATATCAAAGAATTGCGTAGTTATCAGCGTCTTCGGGAGGATCACCTTCGGAGTGCGGCCATGCATGTTCAACACATGCAGAAGGCACTGATAGAAATGAATATCCGTTTGCCGGAGGTATTAAGCCAGGTCCATGGAGTAAGCGGCATGGCGTTGATCGATGCGATACTGCAGGGTGAGCGTGATCCTGCTAAGTTGTTTTCACTGTGCCATAAAAAGATCAGGGAGAATAAAGGAGAAGAACTATTGAAGGCCTTGCAGGGCCATTATACAGCCCAGGGGCTTTTTGCCTTGGGTCAGGCCTATAAGGGCTATGGTTTTTATCAGGGTCAGATACAGGAATGCGACAGTCAGATTGATAGTGTTTTACAGCGGATCAACAGGGACAAGAGCCTACCGCCGGGAATAAGCGGCGGGAAACGCAAAGCGATCCGTCACAACAAACCTAATATCGATAATCTGGGGGATCACTTGTTGAAAATATTTGATGGTAAAGACGCGACCAAACTCCCGGGTATTACAGATTACAACTGGTTACAGTTATACACAGAGGTAGGTTCGGATCTTAGCCGATGGCCAAGTGAAAAACATTTCACCAGTTGGCTTGGTTTATCGCCGGGGCATGACCGTTCAGGAAAGAAAAACAAAAGTAAAAGCAAGGGTAAGCCGACCGTTGGGCAAATATTCAAACAGATGGCCCATGGATTATTGAACAGCAAGTATATCGGCTGGGGTTCATTTGCAAGAAGATTAAGGGGTAGAAAAGGCCCCGCGATAGCTATTAAAGCTACAGCCAGAAAACTGGCTGCTCAATACTGGCGTTTAATCGTAAAAGGCGCCGACTTTGTAGAGAAGGGCCTTCACTCGTATGAGAACATTCTTAAAGAACAGAAACAAAGGCGATTAGAAAGACTCGCCCTTGAATTAAATATGGAACTTGTGCCTGCTTAA
- the bioB gene encoding biotin synthase BioB — MTEVRYNWTKEEIAEIYHTPLLDLVYKAATIHRENKDYAEVQISSLISIKTGGCSEDCAYCPQAARYNTGVNVHAMMPKDEVIAAAEKAKAGGASRLCMGAAWREVRDNRDFDKVIDMVKAVNELDMEVCCTLGMLTEGQAQRLADAGLYAYNHNLDTSEEDYKRIITTRTYDERLKTLEHVRKAKITVCSGGIIGLGETVEDRISMLKTLSNLPKHPESVPINALVPVQGTPLADQPRVSVWDMVRMIATTRIIMPKTVVRLSAGRTEMSVVEQAFCFMAGANSIFAGEKLLTTPNPSFDTDMAMFELLGLSPRKAFKNGRPNEVKEVEVAG; from the coding sequence ATGACTGAGGTAAGATACAACTGGACGAAAGAAGAAATAGCTGAAATATATCATACACCACTGCTTGATCTTGTTTACAAGGCGGCAACCATACACCGTGAAAATAAGGATTATGCCGAAGTGCAGATCAGTTCGCTGATCTCCATAAAAACCGGTGGCTGCTCTGAAGACTGTGCGTATTGTCCGCAAGCTGCCCGTTACAACACCGGTGTTAATGTGCATGCCATGATGCCTAAAGACGAGGTTATTGCCGCGGCTGAAAAGGCAAAGGCAGGTGGCGCTTCAAGGTTGTGTATGGGTGCAGCATGGCGCGAAGTACGTGATAACCGCGATTTTGACAAGGTAATTGATATGGTTAAAGCGGTTAATGAGCTTGATATGGAAGTTTGTTGCACACTGGGCATGCTTACCGAGGGCCAGGCGCAACGTTTGGCCGATGCAGGGCTGTATGCTTATAACCACAATCTTGATACCTCAGAAGAAGACTATAAGCGTATTATCACCACCCGTACGTACGATGAACGCCTTAAAACACTGGAGCATGTGCGTAAGGCAAAAATTACAGTATGCAGCGGTGGTATTATCGGTTTAGGCGAAACAGTAGAAGATCGCATTTCTATGCTTAAAACGCTGTCAAATCTGCCTAAACACCCGGAATCGGTGCCAATTAACGCGCTGGTACCTGTGCAGGGAACCCCGCTGGCCGATCAGCCAAGAGTATCTGTTTGGGATATGGTGCGCATGATTGCTACCACCCGTATCATTATGCCAAAAACCGTAGTGCGTTTATCAGCCGGCCGCACCGAAATGAGTGTGGTAGAACAGGCATTCTGCTTTATGGCAGGGGCTAATTCCATCTTCGCAGGTGAAAAATTGCTTACCACACCAAACCCATCATTTGATACCGATATGGCTATGTTTGAATTGCTGGGACTATCACCGCGCAAGGCTTTCAAAAATGGTCGCCCTAATGAAGTTAAAGAAGTTGAAGTAGCGGGGTAA
- the mgtE gene encoding magnesium transporter yields the protein MQSFEINKTDLLRIKTALEGDDAELEKVLQGYHASEIAILFEKLPQEAKERIINILPTDVASEVISEMAEEHHPEELLVNLHPEKRSEIVEELDYDDATDIISQLDEEQQHEILKDIDQEDASSIRALLSYDEDTAGGLMNSDIIKVNINLNKKGALDEIIHQSEEMEELYTIYVVDDLDTLMGILSIKTVIKARADARVNDLVQTNFVYVKADVDQEEVARLISQYNLTSIPVVNDDMKLLGRVTVDDIIDVMEEENTEDILKISGVSEDEELSGNWQDAVKSRLPWLVINLGTAFLAASIIRNFDSTVAKLSIISAYMTIIAGMGGNAATQALAVTVRRISLSDLTDKQAYNTVLKEFLVGMINGGANGLIVFIVAFFYDANPMLGLVLFLAMTGNLIIAGLTGASIPLILKRIGVDPAVASSIIITTFTDCIGFLLPLWLATKLLLHQ from the coding sequence AAACCGACCTGCTCCGTATAAAAACTGCACTTGAGGGCGATGATGCTGAGTTAGAGAAAGTTCTGCAGGGGTATCACGCCTCTGAGATTGCCATATTGTTTGAAAAACTTCCGCAGGAAGCCAAAGAACGCATCATCAATATCCTGCCTACCGATGTCGCGTCTGAAGTGATTTCTGAAATGGCAGAGGAGCATCACCCCGAAGAATTGCTGGTGAACTTGCATCCCGAAAAACGTTCGGAGATTGTTGAAGAGCTTGACTATGATGACGCGACCGATATTATTTCGCAGCTTGACGAAGAACAGCAGCATGAAATATTAAAGGACATTGACCAGGAGGATGCCAGCAGTATCCGTGCACTTTTGAGCTATGATGAAGATACTGCGGGTGGTTTGATGAACTCCGACATTATTAAGGTTAACATCAATCTTAATAAAAAAGGAGCGTTAGATGAGATCATCCACCAGTCTGAAGAGATGGAGGAGCTTTATACCATTTATGTAGTTGATGACCTCGACACACTGATGGGCATACTATCTATAAAAACGGTTATCAAGGCAAGGGCCGATGCCCGGGTGAACGACCTGGTGCAAACCAATTTTGTATACGTAAAGGCCGATGTTGACCAGGAAGAAGTTGCCCGGTTAATATCCCAGTACAACCTCACCAGTATCCCGGTGGTGAATGATGATATGAAGCTGTTGGGCCGGGTTACAGTAGATGACATCATCGACGTAATGGAGGAGGAGAACACCGAGGATATATTGAAAATATCAGGTGTATCTGAAGATGAGGAACTGAGCGGTAACTGGCAGGATGCGGTAAAAAGCCGTTTACCCTGGCTGGTGATCAATTTGGGCACGGCGTTTTTAGCGGCATCCATCATCCGTAATTTCGACTCCACTGTAGCCAAGCTTTCCATTATTTCGGCTTATATGACTATCATTGCCGGCATGGGCGGAAACGCTGCTACACAGGCCCTGGCTGTAACTGTAAGGCGTATATCGCTAAGCGACCTTACCGATAAGCAGGCTTACAATACCGTGCTGAAAGAGTTTTTGGTAGGTATGATTAACGGAGGCGCCAATGGTTTGATAGTTTTTATAGTCGCTTTTTTTTATGATGCTAACCCCATGCTGGGTTTGGTGTTGTTTTTAGCAATGACCGGCAACCTCATCATCGCGGGATTAACCGGCGCGTCTATCCCATTAATATTAAAACGGATCGGGGTTGACCCGGCTGTGGCATCGTCTATAATTATTACCACCTTTACAGATTGTATTGGGTTTTTACTACCGCTTTGGCTGGCGACAAAGCTGTTGCTGCATCAATGA